The following coding sequences lie in one Moritella viscosa genomic window:
- a CDS encoding cell wall endopeptidase produces MSSIKKNKLQLVLTWVLLTSVLLIIVALLPVTDKVDDSNDIGVSANPVTAEIMDVSKAKTATLLAESSSQSVSPDPVATVTESAVAAIAEDLAKSYPKTINYVIQKGDTLGAIFEQLDLSQTSLYQILEVDLNVLALDSIKPGQTLIFTEFEGELTRLELQVSLSHQVVYKRLGETGFEFEEINVDGEWRDHSYIGTVENSFSGSAKQAGLSLFEAQFIATLLKDKINFSRDLRSGDTFKVLVSRQYIGDKLTGENRIDAVSINNRNRNISAYLYEGIYYDEEGLSIERAFVRRPVSSKYRISSSFNPRRLHPVTGLLRPHNGTDFAVPIGTPVYATGDGVVSRVVNHKYAGLYIEISNGQTYRTRFLHLSKALVRKGQRIKRGQKIALSGNSGRVTGPHLHYELHMRGRAVNAMTADIPIASAIDKRQQAAFKVALNSYHAAWEQVKS; encoded by the coding sequence ATGTCGTCAATTAAGAAAAATAAATTACAGTTAGTACTAACGTGGGTGCTATTAACAAGTGTATTACTCATCATTGTCGCGTTATTACCAGTGACAGATAAAGTCGATGACAGCAATGATATTGGCGTAAGTGCTAATCCTGTTACGGCTGAAATTATGGATGTGTCGAAAGCAAAAACAGCGACGTTGCTAGCAGAATCATCGTCACAATCAGTATCGCCAGATCCCGTTGCGACTGTTACTGAATCGGCTGTTGCTGCAATCGCTGAAGATCTTGCTAAGTCGTACCCAAAAACCATTAACTACGTGATCCAAAAAGGTGACACCTTAGGGGCTATTTTTGAGCAATTAGATTTAAGTCAAACGAGTTTATATCAAATTCTGGAAGTGGATTTAAATGTTCTGGCGTTAGATAGCATTAAACCCGGACAAACCTTAATATTCACCGAGTTTGAAGGTGAATTGACGCGTTTGGAATTACAAGTAAGTCTTTCTCATCAAGTCGTTTATAAGCGTTTAGGTGAGACCGGTTTTGAGTTTGAAGAGATAAATGTTGATGGTGAATGGCGAGACCATAGTTATATAGGTACTGTTGAAAACAGCTTTTCTGGTTCGGCAAAGCAAGCTGGATTATCGTTATTTGAAGCACAATTCATTGCGACGTTATTAAAAGACAAAATTAATTTTAGCCGAGACTTACGCAGCGGAGATACGTTTAAAGTCTTAGTGTCTCGCCAATATATCGGAGATAAACTCACTGGTGAAAATCGTATTGATGCGGTAAGTATTAATAACCGTAATCGCAATATTAGTGCCTATTTGTATGAAGGTATTTATTATGACGAAGAAGGTCTGAGTATTGAACGCGCTTTTGTGCGTCGTCCTGTTAGCAGTAAGTATCGTATATCATCAAGCTTCAATCCAAGACGTCTACACCCCGTGACAGGTTTATTACGTCCGCATAACGGTACAGATTTTGCGGTACCAATTGGAACCCCTGTGTATGCAACGGGTGATGGTGTAGTGTCGCGAGTGGTTAATCATAAGTATGCTGGACTGTATATTGAAATTTCAAATGGTCAAACATACCGTACTCGTTTTTTACACTTAAGTAAGGCGTTGGTGAGAAAAGGTCAGCGAATAAAACGTGGACAAAAAATTGCGTTATCGGGTAATAGTGGTCGTGTTACTGGCCCCCATTTACATTATGAACTACACATGCGTGGCCGCGCCGTTAATGCGATGACTGCTGACATTCCTATTGCGTCGGCGATTGATAAACGCCAACAAGCGGCATTTAAAGTGGCGTTAAATAGCTATCATGCAGCTTGGGAACAAGTTAAAAGCTAA
- the rlmF gene encoding ribosomal RNA large subunit methyltransferase F: MTKKIATLHPRNPHQGRYDLTALVKTYPALKAYIRLNPCGEETVDFSDDKAVVCLNSALLAHFYQVPNWQIPTGYLCPPIPGRADYIHYIADLLAEINNGDVPTGKRVKALDIGTGANCIYPILGHRSYGWGFVGTDIDTVAAKTANVIVQANPSLNKAIKIVLKKTPGSTFKGVIKYNDKYAVTVCNPPFHASMADATAGTERKIKNLHKGKAAPTNTTKLNFGGQNSELWCEGGELRFVKDMAKESKDFAEQVCWFTSLISKGEHIEELEQYLHTLGAKQIRVIPMSQGQKVSRILAWSFMDTDEQLQWATDNW; the protein is encoded by the coding sequence ATGACTAAAAAAATCGCTACATTGCATCCCCGTAATCCACATCAGGGACGTTATGATTTAACAGCCTTAGTTAAAACATACCCAGCGTTAAAAGCGTACATAAGACTAAATCCTTGTGGAGAAGAAACGGTCGATTTTAGTGATGATAAAGCAGTTGTTTGCTTGAACAGTGCATTATTAGCCCATTTTTACCAAGTACCAAATTGGCAGATTCCGACAGGTTATTTATGTCCGCCAATCCCTGGACGTGCAGATTACATTCACTATATTGCCGATCTACTGGCAGAAATTAATAATGGTGATGTACCAACAGGTAAACGTGTTAAAGCGTTAGATATTGGTACTGGCGCTAACTGCATTTACCCTATTCTCGGTCATCGCAGCTATGGCTGGGGCTTTGTGGGTACTGATATTGATACGGTTGCAGCAAAAACAGCGAATGTGATCGTGCAAGCAAATCCAAGCTTAAATAAAGCGATTAAGATTGTATTGAAAAAAACGCCAGGTAGTACCTTTAAAGGCGTGATCAAATATAACGACAAATATGCGGTGACGGTTTGTAATCCGCCGTTCCATGCATCAATGGCTGATGCAACCGCAGGTACTGAGCGTAAGATTAAAAACCTGCACAAAGGTAAGGCTGCGCCGACCAATACAACTAAGTTGAACTTTGGTGGGCAGAATTCTGAACTTTGGTGTGAAGGTGGCGAATTACGCTTTGTTAAAGACATGGCGAAAGAAAGTAAAGATTTCGCTGAACAAGTATGTTGGTTCACTAGTCTTATTTCAAAGGGTGAGCATATAGAAGAGCTTGAGCAATATTTACACACGTTAGGTGCAAAACAAATCCGCGTGATCCCTATGTCGCAAGGTCAAAAAGTCAGTCGTATATTAGCATGGAGCTTTATGGATACTGATGAGCAACTGCAATGGGCTACTGATAACTGGTAG
- a CDS encoding acetyltransferase, GNAT family encodes MVIIRPVKVTDAHALSTLFSQLNNETPFMAMGEKNSATELSSHLELFINSTTQVLYVIERDNHNLIGFAIGITGYISGDSHTASLVIGIQQASIGLGLGRQLLAHVEEWARLSKLKQLELTVMISNTYAIVFYKNNGFEQLISKQQGVIDDLTENELYMVKAVNLD; translated from the coding sequence ATGGTAATAATTAGACCAGTCAAAGTGACGGATGCTCACGCGTTATCAACGTTATTCTCGCAACTGAATAACGAAACGCCATTTATGGCCATGGGTGAGAAAAATAGTGCGACTGAACTCAGCAGTCACCTAGAGTTATTTATCAATTCAACAACCCAAGTGCTTTATGTAATAGAACGAGATAACCATAATCTGATCGGTTTTGCGATAGGCATAACAGGTTATATTAGTGGTGATAGTCATACTGCATCTTTGGTTATTGGTATCCAACAAGCGAGTATCGGCTTGGGTCTTGGTAGGCAATTATTGGCACATGTAGAAGAGTGGGCAAGATTGTCTAAACTGAAACAACTAGAATTAACTGTCATGATAAGTAATACATACGCGATAGTATTTTATAAGAATAATGGTTTTGAGCAGTTAATATCAAAGCAACAAGGTGTGATTGACGACCTTACTGAAAATGAATTATATATGGTAAAAGCAGTTAATTTAGATTAA
- a CDS encoding putative phage integrase: MSEQSIALNHQLHQEIFSTKHKIPVFTGDFLNPSGNTIISHDGQNVVSLYSEMVWDLNSYSLTHNAEPFLRFLRYLSIDGEPNKFEVDLINQVKTIMLAVIYKARGGRFGRISVKGLRRHYYLLMEMARFCLEVKKRESLVTLKVFDVLSNERWLLSFYKTVPESKSRYDLLNSIARISSTQLGFTTVRFSHRINLTGKDNQHPVIPVSIYLRMVNGLEIDLAYLHHRKNKITNLIKMFKDPNAGYSVATIKGNKLVPEYLIKESRLKDLFTNKYTFIKKRDLINTLYKIQYVCHNIIALYTGMRTSEVMDIKYDCIQQKTLSPKLFDEGNTLLEPEVIDLVSCTTKYTGCNQEASWFANSSVKMAVEVLQAINSGLSHATGKDFSNILFINPQHIYGKSHLQTVFKRKHQPDWYRELLITQTDMDLLRASNEDHTFGDKFMVGKAWYLTPHQFRRSLAYYAANSGFVSLPTLTVQFKHLVSSITKYYCRNSESVKSIFGYFNPETKTYELDESIHISASFKEEKLAVVINTLIEDVLNSDEVLYGKSGNYIQRQRLRVESPDEDMDTIVLGLRKETLKAVKDGEISYRGTLLGGCIKAEGCACRMLGEFSSCLSSACAIIKPKKVDEQIDELSGYINQFDKSSGEYQVVKDELDALMSFRDKESRKNDAT; encoded by the coding sequence TTGAGCGAACAATCAATTGCGCTAAATCATCAATTACATCAAGAAATCTTTAGTACTAAGCATAAGATTCCTGTTTTTACAGGTGATTTTTTGAATCCGAGTGGAAATACGATCATATCGCATGATGGCCAAAATGTAGTATCCCTTTATAGCGAAATGGTTTGGGATCTTAATTCATATTCTCTAACACATAATGCTGAACCTTTTTTAAGGTTTCTTCGCTATTTATCTATAGATGGTGAACCGAATAAATTTGAAGTAGATCTAATAAATCAGGTTAAAACTATAATGCTAGCAGTGATCTATAAAGCTCGTGGAGGACGTTTTGGTCGAATATCAGTTAAAGGTTTGAGAAGGCATTATTATCTTCTTATGGAGATGGCTAGGTTTTGTCTGGAGGTAAAGAAAAGGGAAAGCCTAGTTACATTAAAAGTGTTTGATGTATTGTCGAATGAGAGATGGTTACTTTCCTTTTATAAAACGGTGCCGGAATCAAAAAGTAGATATGATTTATTAAACTCCATAGCAAGGATTTCTTCCACTCAACTAGGCTTTACAACTGTTAGATTCAGCCATCGTATTAACCTAACGGGGAAAGATAATCAACATCCAGTCATCCCTGTATCTATATACTTACGCATGGTAAATGGGCTAGAAATCGATCTGGCTTATCTACATCATCGTAAAAATAAAATAACAAATCTTATTAAAATGTTTAAAGATCCAAATGCTGGTTACTCGGTTGCCACAATAAAAGGGAACAAGTTAGTACCTGAGTATTTAATAAAAGAAAGTAGACTGAAAGATCTGTTTACTAACAAGTACACATTTATTAAAAAGAGAGATTTAATCAATACTTTATATAAAATACAGTATGTTTGTCACAACATTATTGCTCTATATACAGGAATGAGAACCTCGGAAGTTATGGATATTAAATATGACTGTATTCAACAGAAAACTCTTTCTCCAAAGCTGTTTGATGAGGGGAACACTCTTCTTGAACCTGAAGTTATAGATTTAGTGTCCTGTACAACTAAATACACAGGATGTAATCAAGAGGCGTCTTGGTTTGCTAATTCATCAGTAAAAATGGCTGTCGAGGTACTTCAAGCCATAAACTCAGGCTTATCTCATGCAACTGGAAAAGATTTTAGTAACATTCTTTTCATTAATCCACAGCATATATATGGAAAGAGTCACCTTCAAACTGTCTTCAAAAGAAAGCATCAACCTGATTGGTACCGTGAATTATTGATTACTCAAACAGACATGGATCTATTAAGGGCCTCAAATGAAGATCATACGTTTGGAGATAAATTTATGGTGGGGAAAGCTTGGTATTTGACACCTCATCAATTCAGACGCTCCCTTGCTTATTATGCTGCCAATTCGGGTTTTGTATCATTGCCCACTTTAACTGTTCAGTTTAAACATTTAGTTTCGAGCATAACCAAGTATTACTGTCGAAATTCAGAAAGCGTCAAATCTATATTTGGGTATTTTAACCCTGAAACTAAAACCTATGAATTAGATGAATCTATTCATATCTCTGCTTCTTTTAAGGAAGAAAAACTAGCTGTAGTCATTAACACATTGATTGAAGATGTGCTTAATTCAGACGAGGTGTTATACGGTAAAAGTGGCAATTACATACAGAGACAGCGGTTACGAGTTGAGAGTCCTGATGAAGATATGGATACAATAGTTCTAGGCCTTCGTAAAGAAACCCTAAAGGCGGTGAAGGATGGTGAGATTAGTTATAGAGGTACATTGCTTGGTGGATGTATTAAAGCTGAAGGTTGCGCATGTCGAATGTTGGGGGAGTTTAGTAGTTGCCTATCAAGTGCTTGCGCGATAATCAAACCAAAAAAAGTAGACGAACAAATCGATGAACTGTCTGGTTATATTAATCAATTTGACAAAAGTAGCGGTGAATACCAAGTTGTTAAGGATGAATTGGATGCATTAATGTCCTTTCGAGATAAAGAAAGTCGAAAGAATGACGCAACTTGA
- a CDS encoding putative exported protein encodes MKKQLLALTLLTGFSNGVAADMLGTYFGADVWQSGVDGTIQLDNHSAVTSYEDTYNYRMYVKFEHPIPLIPNAAVSFSNIDVEGSSANKNINLKTVDFTLYYEFLDNDIVSLDAGVTWRQLDGSFEDGSTKASFSGPLPMGYAYAEVGLPMFPLKAFAMVNAIGITGDVYGDAEVGLSFMLNPGYVLDWSIRAGYRIQQLDFKVDDVKADATIDGAFIGFEGHF; translated from the coding sequence ATGAAAAAACAACTACTTGCACTAACTCTTCTTACCGGTTTTTCGAACGGCGTAGCTGCTGATATGCTTGGTACCTATTTTGGTGCAGACGTATGGCAATCAGGTGTTGACGGTACTATTCAACTCGACAACCACTCTGCTGTTACTAGTTATGAAGATACTTACAACTACCGTATGTATGTAAAGTTTGAACATCCAATTCCATTAATTCCAAATGCAGCAGTTAGTTTCTCAAATATCGATGTTGAAGGCTCTTCAGCGAACAAAAACATTAACTTAAAAACCGTTGATTTCACTCTGTACTATGAGTTTTTAGACAACGATATTGTATCACTTGATGCTGGTGTTACGTGGCGTCAACTGGACGGTTCTTTCGAAGATGGTTCGACGAAGGCGTCATTCTCAGGTCCATTACCTATGGGTTATGCTTACGCTGAAGTTGGCTTACCTATGTTCCCATTAAAAGCCTTTGCAATGGTGAATGCGATTGGTATTACAGGTGATGTTTACGGTGATGCTGAAGTAGGTTTATCTTTCATGCTAAACCCAGGTTATGTACTTGATTGGTCTATCCGTGCTGGTTACCGTATCCAACAACTTGATTTTAAAGTTGATGACGTGAAAGCTGACGCAACCATTGATGGTGCATTTATTGGTTTTGAAGGTCACTTCTAG
- a CDS encoding membrane protein translates to MLITKKADMFKIIKPRYIVLLVLAVLLGYGFSYLKGIESAVKITMKDDEISQLSSDLAETSKIKAQVEVELQTSQILVDQLTEQQRTLFNENAELKRELVFYQRIMAPEDVINGVKLESLTFIPEVSEGYYFMQLVLMQVQKKKRHIKASADLIFYGSLDGDPVEYRWNELVGEKQQKLSFSFRYFQAVEGSIKFPLGFVPERVAFVGKVKGNRWNSGVNLKQSFDWSAVLQSSDTISGGSPSIAVLDIEH, encoded by the coding sequence ATGCTTATCACGAAAAAGGCTGACATGTTTAAGATTATTAAACCACGTTACATCGTATTATTAGTGCTCGCTGTATTATTGGGTTATGGCTTTTCTTATTTAAAAGGCATTGAGTCAGCAGTAAAAATAACAATGAAAGATGATGAAATTTCACAGCTCAGTAGTGACTTAGCGGAAACAAGTAAGATCAAAGCACAAGTTGAAGTTGAACTACAGACCTCGCAAATATTAGTGGACCAGTTAACCGAGCAGCAACGTACGTTATTTAATGAGAATGCCGAGTTAAAGCGTGAATTAGTTTTTTATCAACGTATCATGGCGCCGGAAGACGTTATTAATGGTGTAAAATTAGAAAGTCTGACATTTATTCCAGAAGTCAGTGAAGGTTACTACTTTATGCAGCTCGTATTAATGCAGGTACAAAAGAAAAAACGCCATATTAAAGCCTCTGCTGATTTAATTTTTTACGGTAGCCTAGACGGAGATCCAGTGGAATACCGTTGGAACGAATTAGTGGGTGAAAAACAACAAAAATTAAGTTTCTCATTTCGTTATTTCCAAGCGGTGGAAGGGTCAATTAAGTTTCCATTGGGGTTTGTACCTGAGCGCGTCGCATTTGTGGGTAAAGTAAAGGGGAATCGTTGGAATTCTGGCGTTAACTTAAAACAAAGTTTTGACTGGAGTGCCGTATTGCAAAGCAGTGACACTATCTCAGGGGGATCACCTAGCATTGCAGTGCTAGATATAGAGCATTAA
- the mrcB gene encoding penicillin-binding protein transpeptidase: MQFLGPFPLAKRPVSDDTKKTVNKRKTPAKPAVKKSAKKSTAKKATKRKVKKVTSRTWTRSIAIFLFKFSLAFSALFILYGMYLDSKIQTRFSGPIWKTPAQIYARSLELKPGMFLPHDKLVEELVLLNYLKVAKPRTAGQFSISATKVELLRRSFTYLDGTEPNKALFLTFADNRLVSIRDQKTGKYLNSVNLDPMLLDTLQAPNQEDRILVELQDYPQLLIDTLLLVEDRNFYHHNGVSPVAIIRAAFANMNAGRTVQGGSTLTQQLVKNFFLTRQRSYWRKFNEAYMAILINYRLSKDAVLSGYLNEVYLGQNYSDGVYGFGLASYFYFGRPVPELSIDQMAFLVAVVKGPSFYDPWRYPKRALERRDMIIRLLSKNGKISTAEYRAAIARPLGIIPRGHMSTTKAPAFLSLLRRELKTTFGDALYDQSGLKIFTSLDPLAQRAAETAVTASLPRLEKARNISGLETAMVVTDRQYGRVTAIVGGRNTQYAGFNRALDASRSIGSVVKPAIYLTAFEQGYDLNSPLEDKPIRLNNQYGNNWQPKNYDRKYRGEVPLYQALMQSLNVPTVNLGMALGIDNVIESLKRLGVAKVDNHYPSMLLGALNMSPFQVSQMYQTIATAGEYHKLTSLVAVVDENGDLVYQQSLKGQRRFDREDTDLTIYNMTLVAKQGTARRLRWQFPGINFAGKTGSTDKLRDSWFVGLDNRDVVTVWVGRDDNKTSTLTGSSGALRVFGDYMKLRSADSLVVN; encoded by the coding sequence ATGCAATTTCTAGGACCCTTTCCATTGGCTAAACGTCCCGTAAGTGATGACACAAAGAAAACTGTCAACAAACGAAAAACACCAGCAAAACCTGCGGTAAAAAAATCAGCTAAGAAATCCACCGCAAAAAAAGCCACGAAGAGAAAAGTAAAAAAGGTAACTAGTCGCACTTGGACTCGCAGTATTGCTATTTTCCTATTTAAATTTAGTTTGGCTTTTTCGGCTCTTTTTATTCTCTATGGGATGTATTTAGACAGCAAGATCCAAACTCGATTTTCAGGTCCTATCTGGAAGACCCCTGCGCAAATATATGCACGAAGTTTAGAGCTAAAACCAGGGATGTTTTTACCACATGATAAATTGGTCGAGGAACTGGTTTTACTCAATTATTTAAAAGTAGCAAAACCACGTACTGCAGGGCAATTCTCAATATCGGCCACTAAAGTCGAATTACTGCGTCGAAGTTTTACTTATCTTGATGGGACTGAACCTAATAAAGCGTTGTTTCTTACCTTTGCTGATAATCGCTTAGTTAGTATCCGTGACCAGAAAACTGGTAAATATCTTAATTCAGTTAATCTTGATCCTATGCTGCTTGATACCCTACAAGCGCCGAACCAAGAAGATCGCATCTTGGTTGAATTACAAGATTACCCACAATTATTAATTGATACCTTGTTATTGGTGGAAGATCGAAACTTTTACCATCATAACGGTGTATCGCCTGTTGCGATTATCCGTGCTGCGTTTGCCAATATGAATGCAGGACGAACCGTACAGGGAGGAAGTACACTGACTCAGCAGTTAGTTAAAAACTTTTTCTTAACCCGTCAGCGCAGTTATTGGCGTAAATTCAATGAAGCGTACATGGCAATACTGATTAACTACCGTTTAAGTAAGGATGCGGTATTAAGTGGTTATCTTAACGAGGTTTATTTAGGTCAAAACTACAGTGACGGCGTATATGGTTTTGGTTTAGCCAGCTACTTTTATTTTGGTAGACCAGTACCGGAACTGAGCATAGATCAAATGGCGTTCTTAGTTGCCGTAGTTAAAGGACCATCATTTTATGATCCATGGCGCTATCCCAAACGTGCACTTGAACGCCGTGATATGATCATTCGTTTATTATCCAAAAACGGCAAGATTAGTACCGCTGAATATCGTGCGGCGATTGCTAGACCGCTGGGTATTATTCCGCGTGGGCACATGAGTACCACTAAAGCGCCTGCGTTTTTATCATTATTACGCCGAGAGCTAAAGACCACGTTTGGCGATGCACTTTATGATCAATCTGGATTGAAAATATTTACTAGTTTGGACCCGCTGGCACAACGTGCGGCAGAAACGGCGGTCACGGCAAGTCTGCCTCGATTAGAAAAGGCACGTAATATTTCCGGATTAGAAACTGCTATGGTGGTGACCGATCGTCAATATGGTCGGGTTACCGCAATCGTTGGTGGTCGCAACACGCAATATGCTGGCTTTAACCGTGCGCTGGATGCTTCTCGTTCGATTGGTTCTGTGGTGAAACCCGCTATTTATTTAACTGCATTTGAACAGGGGTATGATCTTAACTCACCGCTAGAAGATAAACCGATACGATTAAATAACCAGTACGGTAATAACTGGCAGCCAAAAAATTATGATCGTAAATACCGTGGAGAAGTTCCGTTATACCAAGCCTTAATGCAATCGCTTAACGTACCTACGGTTAATTTAGGCATGGCACTTGGCATTGATAATGTGATTGAAAGTTTAAAACGTCTAGGCGTTGCAAAGGTTGATAATCACTATCCATCGATGTTATTGGGGGCATTAAATATGTCCCCATTCCAAGTATCACAAATGTATCAAACGATCGCTACAGCGGGGGAATATCATAAATTAACAAGTTTGGTCGCGGTGGTTGATGAAAACGGTGATTTAGTCTATCAACAAAGCCTGAAAGGTCAGCGTCGTTTTGATCGTGAGGATACAGATCTAACTATTTATAATATGACGCTGGTGGCAAAACAAGGTACTGCACGACGTTTGAGGTGGCAATTTCCAGGCATTAATTTTGCGGGAAAAACCGGTTCGACTGATAAATTACGTGATAGCTGGTTTGTTGGTTTAGATAATCGAGATGTGGTAACGGTTTGGGTGGGGCGTGATGATAATAAAACTTCAACCTTAACTGGTTCGAGTGGTGCATTAAGGGTGTTTGGTGATTACATGAAATTACGCAGTGCCGATAGCTTAGTGGTGAATTAG
- a CDS encoding membrane protein, with product MLVWLGYSYFVLSIITLLVYGKDKWAAKRQAWRTPERTLHLLALLGGWPGALVGQKLFSHKKSKISFKRIFWLTVVGNVLIVFGIFQIDPSYVIVG from the coding sequence ATGTTGGTATGGTTAGGTTACAGTTATTTCGTATTGAGTATCATTACCCTATTAGTATATGGTAAAGATAAATGGGCGGCTAAAAGACAGGCGTGGCGTACACCAGAGCGTACATTGCACTTGTTAGCGCTGTTAGGTGGTTGGCCTGGTGCGCTCGTCGGACAAAAACTATTTTCTCATAAAAAAAGTAAAATTAGTTTCAAACGTATTTTTTGGTTAACGGTTGTTGGTAATGTATTAATTGTATTCGGCATTTTTCAAATTGACCCGAGCTATGTGATTGTTGGTTAG
- the hemL gene encoding glutamate-1-semialdehyde 2,1-aminomutase, translating to MSKSSQLFTQAQAIIPGGVNSPVRAFNGVGGSPLFIQRAEGARIYDVDGNAYIDYVGSWGPMILGHNHPAIKSAVLAAVENGLSFGAPTEIEVIMAQKVQAMVPSMAQIRMVSSGTEATMSAIRLARGYTNRDKILKFEGCYHGHADSLLVKAGSGALTLGQPSSPGIPADFAKHTLTATFNDLASVESLFSEYPEDISCIIVEPVAGNMNCIPPQAGFLQGLRSICDKYNAVLIFDEVMTGFRVATGCAQAHYQVEPDLTTLGKVIGGGMPVGAFGGKLEIMQHIAPTGPVYQAGTLSGNPIAMAAGLAALTEIDKPEVAAQLSANTKQLAEGLKAAAARQNIALAVNYVGGMFGFFFTDQAEVTGFADVCKCDAERFKKFFHLMLAEGVYLAPSAFEAGFLSTAHTSADIEATIAAAERCFAKLT from the coding sequence ATGTCTAAATCAAGCCAACTTTTCACGCAAGCTCAAGCTATTATTCCTGGTGGCGTTAACTCACCAGTGCGCGCATTCAATGGCGTTGGTGGTAGCCCACTCTTTATTCAACGTGCCGAAGGCGCGCGTATCTATGATGTAGACGGCAATGCCTATATTGATTATGTTGGTTCGTGGGGGCCGATGATTTTGGGCCATAACCATCCAGCAATCAAATCTGCTGTATTAGCGGCAGTTGAAAACGGCTTAAGTTTTGGTGCACCAACCGAAATCGAAGTGATCATGGCACAAAAAGTACAAGCAATGGTACCTTCCATGGCACAAATTCGCATGGTTAGTTCAGGTACTGAAGCAACAATGAGTGCGATCCGCTTAGCGCGTGGTTACACAAATCGTGACAAAATCTTAAAATTTGAAGGTTGCTACCACGGCCATGCTGACTCATTACTGGTTAAAGCGGGTTCTGGCGCATTAACCTTAGGTCAACCAAGCTCACCAGGTATCCCTGCGGATTTTGCGAAGCATACACTGACAGCAACATTTAATGATTTAGCATCGGTTGAATCACTATTTTCTGAATATCCAGAAGACATCTCTTGTATCATTGTAGAACCTGTTGCAGGCAACATGAACTGCATTCCACCACAAGCAGGTTTCCTACAAGGACTGCGTAGTATTTGTGATAAATACAATGCTGTACTTATCTTTGATGAAGTAATGACTGGTTTTCGTGTTGCAACGGGCTGTGCACAAGCACACTACCAAGTAGAACCAGACCTAACGACATTAGGTAAAGTGATTGGCGGTGGCATGCCAGTAGGCGCGTTTGGCGGTAAATTGGAGATCATGCAACACATAGCTCCAACTGGTCCGGTATACCAAGCAGGTACATTGTCAGGTAATCCAATTGCAATGGCCGCAGGTCTTGCTGCATTAACCGAAATTGATAAACCAGAAGTGGCAGCGCAATTAAGTGCAAACACCAAGCAATTAGCAGAAGGTCTTAAAGCCGCAGCAGCACGTCAAAACATCGCACTGGCTGTAAACTATGTTGGCGGTATGTTTGGTTTCTTCTTTACCGACCAAGCTGAAGTCACAGGTTTTGCCGACGTATGTAAATGTGACGCTGAACGCTTCAAAAAATTCTTCCACTTGATGCTAGCTGAAGGTGTTTATCTTGCACCATCTGCATTTGAAGCTGGTTTCTTATCAACCGCACATACCAGTGCCGATATTGAAGCAACAATTGCAGCAGCTGAACGTTGTTTTGCTAAACTAACGTAA
- a CDS encoding transporter, LysE family produces the protein MDIGYWVMFLTASLALNMTPGPDLIFVLTKTVSHGRKAGIVAAAGVCSGALVHVAAAALGLSAIIVSSAYAFMLIKIIGVGYLIYLAWQAFTASGGVELTSTDHIDGDSPSPMSHWKVFKQGVLIDVLNPKAAIFFMAFLPQFVREGQGTVSMQLLLLGMIVVIGAFVVELGYIFAAHRLTKKVKGNQSFTLWLNRTVGTVFVALGIKLAAT, from the coding sequence ATGGATATTGGTTACTGGGTAATGTTTCTAACCGCATCACTGGCATTAAATATGACGCCGGGTCCGGATCTGATATTTGTACTGACTAAGACGGTTAGCCATGGTCGTAAAGCGGGTATTGTTGCCGCTGCTGGGGTTTGTTCTGGAGCGTTGGTACATGTGGCTGCGGCGGCGTTAGGTTTATCAGCTATCATCGTTTCTTCAGCTTATGCTTTTATGCTCATTAAAATCATTGGTGTGGGTTATTTGATTTATTTGGCTTGGCAGGCGTTTACTGCATCTGGCGGAGTTGAGTTAACCAGCACTGATCATATTGATGGTGATTCACCATCACCAATGTCGCATTGGAAAGTATTCAAACAAGGAGTGCTAATCGATGTTCTGAATCCAAAGGCTGCGATCTTTTTTATGGCTTTTTTACCGCAATTTGTGCGAGAAGGTCAGGGAACGGTCTCAATGCAGCTCTTGTTATTGGGTATGATAGTGGTTATTGGTGCGTTTGTGGTGGAGCTCGGTTATATTTTTGCTGCGCATCGTTTAACCAAAAAAGTGAAAGGTAACCAAAGTTTTACACTGTGGCTTAACCGCACGGTTGGCACTGTTTTTGTGGCTCTTGGGATCAAACTTGCAGCAACATAA